One stretch of Prinia subflava isolate CZ2003 ecotype Zambia chromosome 7, Cam_Psub_1.2, whole genome shotgun sequence DNA includes these proteins:
- the DCUN1D4 gene encoding DCN1-like protein 4 isoform X3, whose protein sequence is MPPRKKRRPAAGDDLSAKKSRHDGMYRKYDSTRIKAEEEVFSSKRCLEWFYEYAGTDDIVGPEGMEKFCEDIGVEPENVVMLVLAWKLDAQNMGYFTLQEWLKGMTSLQCDTTEKLRNSLDYLRSLLNEPTNFKLIYRYAFDFAREKDQRSLDINTAKCMLGLLLGKAWSLFPVFHQFLEQSKYKVINKDQWCNVLEFSRTINLDLSNYDEDGAWPVLLDEFVEWYKGKQMT, encoded by the exons ATGCCTccaaggaaaaagaggagacctgcagcaggagatgaTTTATCTGCTAAGAAAAGTAGACATGATGG tATGTATAGAAAATACGATTCAACTAGaataaaagcagaggaagaagtCTTTTCAAGTAAGAGATGCTTAGAATGGTTCTATGAATATGCGG GCACAGATGACATTGTAGGGCCAGAAGGTATGGAGAAATTTTGTGAAGACATTGGAGTTGAACCAGAAAAT GTAGTTATGCTTGTGCTGGCATGGAAGCTGGATGCACAAAACATGGGCTACTTTACATTACAAGAATGGTTAAAAGGAATGACATCACTACA GTGTGATACTACAGAAAAATTGAGAAATTCCCTGGATTACTTGAGATCTTTATTAAATGAGCCTACCAATTTTAAACTTATTTATAGATATGCCTTTGACTTTGCACGG GAAAAGGACCAGCGCAGCCTAGATATCAATACTGCCAAGTGTATGTTGGGCCTTCTTTTAGGAAAAGCATGGTCCCTTTTTCCAGTATTCCATCAGTTTCTAGAG CAATCAAAATACAAAGTTATCAATAAGGACCAATGGTGTAACGTTCTTGAATTCAGCAGAACAATTAATCTTGACCTCAGTAACTATGATGAAGATGGAGCCT GGCCAGTGTTGTTGGATGAGTTTGTGGAATGGTATAAAGGAAAACAGATGACATAG
- the DCUN1D4 gene encoding DCN1-like protein 4 isoform X4 — translation MYRKYDSTRIKAEEEVFSSKRCLEWFYEYAGTDDIVGPEGMEKFCEDIGVEPENVVMLVLAWKLDAQNMGYFTLQEWLKGMTSLQCDTTEKLRNSLDYLRSLLNEPTNFKLIYRYAFDFAREKDQRSLDINTAKCMLGLLLGKAWSLFPVFHQFLEQSKYKVINKDQWCNVLEFSRTINLDLSNYDEDGAWPVLLDEFVEWYKGKQMT, via the exons ATGTATAGAAAATACGATTCAACTAGaataaaagcagaggaagaagtCTTTTCAAGTAAGAGATGCTTAGAATGGTTCTATGAATATGCGG GCACAGATGACATTGTAGGGCCAGAAGGTATGGAGAAATTTTGTGAAGACATTGGAGTTGAACCAGAAAAT GTAGTTATGCTTGTGCTGGCATGGAAGCTGGATGCACAAAACATGGGCTACTTTACATTACAAGAATGGTTAAAAGGAATGACATCACTACA GTGTGATACTACAGAAAAATTGAGAAATTCCCTGGATTACTTGAGATCTTTATTAAATGAGCCTACCAATTTTAAACTTATTTATAGATATGCCTTTGACTTTGCACGG GAAAAGGACCAGCGCAGCCTAGATATCAATACTGCCAAGTGTATGTTGGGCCTTCTTTTAGGAAAAGCATGGTCCCTTTTTCCAGTATTCCATCAGTTTCTAGAG CAATCAAAATACAAAGTTATCAATAAGGACCAATGGTGTAACGTTCTTGAATTCAGCAGAACAATTAATCTTGACCTCAGTAACTATGATGAAGATGGAGCCT GGCCAGTGTTGTTGGATGAGTTTGTGGAATGGTATAAAGGAAAACAGATGACATAG